One Candidatus Binataceae bacterium genomic region harbors:
- a CDS encoding uracil-DNA glycosylase, producing MTACTAAPLLTPAAQLAALARAMGQCRRCAALARGRTQVVAGAGDLPARVAFVGIAPGRLGGDRTGVPFLGDRSGDLLREMIEQAGLSEVFITNLVRCSPRDRKGRNRDPRPREIAQCRRFLHAELVLASPPIIACLGRLAWYHVAGARVPFDPACPAPHAHQGWRCYPMYHPGYVIRGAYSRARYREDFLRLRRVLEQL from the coding sequence ATGACAGCCTGCACCGCCGCGCCCCTCTTGACGCCTGCGGCGCAATTGGCCGCATTGGCCCGGGCGATGGGCCAATGCCGGCGCTGCGCGGCGCTGGCGCGCGGCCGCACCCAGGTGGTCGCCGGGGCCGGCGACCTCCCAGCCAGGGTAGCATTTGTGGGAATCGCACCCGGACGCTTGGGCGGCGATCGCACCGGTGTGCCCTTTCTGGGGGATCGATCGGGCGACTTGCTGCGCGAGATGATCGAGCAGGCCGGCCTGAGCGAGGTCTTTATCACCAACCTGGTACGATGCAGCCCGCGCGACCGCAAGGGACGCAATCGCGATCCACGCCCGCGTGAGATCGCCCAATGCCGCCGCTTCCTGCACGCCGAGTTGGTCCTTGCCTCCCCGCCGATAATCGCCTGCCTGGGACGCCTGGCCTGGTATCATGTCGCTGGCGCGCGCGTGCCCTTCGATCCCGCTTGCCCGGCCCCGCACGCCCATCAGGGATGGCGTTGTTATCCGATGTACCACCCCGGCTATGTGATCCGCGGCGCCTACTCGCGCGCGCGCTACCGCGAAGATTTCCTGCGGCTGCGCCGCGTGCTGGAGCAGCTTTAG
- a CDS encoding cobalamin-independent methionine synthase II family protein, with protein sequence MRRSIERIITTHAGSLPRPDDLTQMMWEHAEGKTLDQERLGQRVKQAVMEVVTQQLAVGLDVVSDGEMSKPGFSNYIGQRLSGFEASGPRKFVATDIADVPGLGRRAGQSEAQRRMVMPACVGPIAVRDREAVQVDIANFKAALAGRDLDLAFIPAVTPSHLTFNFPNRYYGSFEAYLAAAADALSYEYEAIVAAGFNLQLDSPDLAMAGHSFSDGTEPVDLQKYVPVAIEAINHAIRKLPPEKVRLHLCWGNYAGPHHKDVELRRIIAPVLKTRAGFIYVEGANPRHEHEWEVWREVKLPEDKALIVGMIDTVTNHVEHPRVVAQRLERYASVVGKENVIAGTDCGFGTFVGWSNCDPQVAWLKLEALVNGARMASEELW encoded by the coding sequence ATGCGCCGCAGTATCGAGCGGATCATCACGACCCACGCTGGCAGCTTGCCCCGCCCCGACGATCTCACTCAGATGATGTGGGAGCACGCCGAGGGCAAAACATTAGACCAGGAGCGGCTGGGGCAACGGGTCAAGCAGGCGGTGATGGAGGTCGTCACGCAGCAGCTCGCGGTCGGCCTGGACGTAGTTAGCGACGGCGAGATGAGCAAGCCCGGCTTCAGCAACTATATCGGCCAGCGGCTGTCCGGTTTCGAGGCCAGCGGACCGCGCAAGTTCGTCGCCACCGATATCGCCGACGTGCCCGGTCTGGGCCGGCGCGCGGGGCAGAGCGAAGCCCAGCGCCGGATGGTGATGCCGGCGTGCGTGGGGCCGATCGCAGTGCGCGATCGGGAGGCGGTCCAGGTGGATATCGCCAACTTCAAGGCGGCCCTGGCCGGCCGCGATCTTGACTTGGCATTCATTCCGGCGGTGACGCCCAGCCATCTGACCTTCAATTTTCCCAACCGCTACTACGGCTCATTCGAGGCCTACTTGGCGGCGGCGGCCGACGCGCTCAGCTATGAGTACGAAGCGATTGTCGCGGCCGGCTTCAATCTGCAACTGGACTCGCCCGATTTGGCGATGGCCGGTCACAGCTTCTCCGACGGCACCGAGCCGGTGGACCTGCAGAAGTACGTGCCGGTGGCGATCGAGGCGATCAACCACGCCATTCGCAAGCTGCCGCCCGAGAAGGTGCGGCTGCATCTATGCTGGGGCAACTACGCCGGCCCCCATCACAAGGACGTCGAGTTGCGCCGAATCATCGCGCCAGTGCTCAAGACCCGCGCCGGTTTCATTTACGTGGAAGGGGCCAATCCACGCCACGAGCACGAATGGGAAGTCTGGCGCGAGGTCAAGCTGCCCGAGGATAAGGCCCTGATTGTCGGCATGATCGACACCGTGACCAACCACGTCGAGCACCCGCGCGTGGTCGCGCAGCGCTTGGAGCGCTACGCCTCGGTGGTCGGTAAGGAGAACGTAATCGCCGGTACCGACTGCGGCTTCGGCACCTTCGTGGGGTGGTCCAACTGCGACCCGCAGGTGGCTTGGCTCAAGCTGGAGGCGCTGGTAAATGGAGCGCGGATGGCCTCCGAGGAGCTGTGGTAG
- a CDS encoding MoxR family ATPase: MTVTPQFIADALERARYVTNERVATALQLALSLEKPLLIEGPAGAGKTEVAKVLAEMLGLELVRLQCYEGLDEARALYEWNYQKQLLRLQADEAGGLRWEELSEHIFSSQYLLQRPLLKAISSPQRVVLLVDEIDKADEEFEAFLLELLSDFQVSIPELGTIRATLRPVVVLTSNRARELSEALRRRCLYLFIDFPGIEQERRILELKLPELEPALAAAAARFVNTLRKLELIKPPSIAETLDWARALLALQIKELDAAALRTTLGLLLKHEADRTLVEGKGAALLARSTK, translated from the coding sequence GTGACCGTCACGCCCCAATTTATCGCCGACGCGCTGGAGCGCGCCCGCTATGTCACCAACGAGCGGGTCGCCACCGCCCTCCAGCTCGCGCTCAGCCTGGAGAAGCCGCTTTTGATCGAAGGACCAGCCGGCGCGGGCAAAACCGAGGTCGCCAAGGTGCTGGCCGAGATGCTGGGTCTGGAACTGGTGCGACTGCAATGTTACGAGGGGCTGGACGAGGCGCGCGCGCTGTACGAATGGAATTACCAAAAACAGCTCTTGCGCCTGCAGGCGGACGAGGCCGGCGGCCTGCGTTGGGAAGAACTCTCCGAGCACATCTTCTCCTCGCAATACCTGCTCCAGCGCCCGCTGCTCAAGGCCATCTCCTCGCCGCAGCGGGTGGTCTTGCTGGTCGACGAGATCGACAAGGCGGACGAAGAATTTGAGGCCTTTCTGCTCGAGCTGCTCTCCGATTTCCAGGTCAGCATCCCTGAACTAGGAACCATTCGCGCCACCCTGCGCCCAGTCGTGGTGCTGACCTCCAATCGCGCGCGCGAGCTGTCAGAGGCGCTGCGCCGGCGCTGCCTGTACCTGTTTATCGACTTCCCCGGCATCGAGCAGGAACGACGAATCCTGGAGCTCAAACTGCCCGAGCTCGAGCCGGCCTTGGCCGCCGCGGCAGCCCGCTTCGTCAACACATTGCGCAAGTTGGAGCTGATCAAACCACCCTCTATCGCAGAGACTCTGGATTGGGCCCGTGCGCTGCTGGCCTTGCAAATCAAAGAACTTGACGCGGCCGCATTGCGAACAACCTTGGGCCTGCTGCTCAAACACGAAGCCGATCGGACCCTGGTCGAAGGTAAAGGGGCAGCCTTGCTAGCCCGTAGCACCAAGTGA
- a CDS encoding VWA domain-containing protein — MTLRSRLHEFVVRLRAAGVRISVAESLDAIAAVAATGLERERLREALSASLIKDEADRATFDQEFARFFRAGLLRTPAARQGQSWQGMAGGHGQGQSGGGAPHPPRQPEPTAGLRPRAQPRTEDREAGKSGGPEQASTTDERAEHQAQLTSAMPGHLARHRAALSRPFATYNELDYEQAQQTLALLRRRFRLRLGRRLKHARQGRVDIRRTIRAAVSRGGTLIDLKWRARRPRHFDLLILGDVSGSVRYASALMLALIAGARDLFRRVNSFVFIDRLAEASFEQGHLVITPPLDLYARSDFGRALNELLATRRRLLTPATVIVILGDGRNNRRPPRADLLLQARRLCHTVLWLTPEARERWGTGDSAIAAYARVADRLIECRDLRALELGLERLAHPEALARRLPVRAAPA, encoded by the coding sequence GTGACACTCCGCTCACGGCTGCACGAATTCGTGGTGCGCCTACGCGCCGCAGGCGTGCGGATTTCGGTGGCCGAAAGCCTCGACGCGATTGCGGCGGTAGCGGCCACGGGCTTGGAGCGCGAGCGCTTGCGCGAGGCTCTGTCCGCCAGTTTGATCAAGGACGAAGCGGACCGCGCGACTTTCGACCAGGAATTCGCGCGCTTCTTTCGCGCCGGCCTGCTCCGGACGCCCGCGGCGCGACAGGGCCAGAGCTGGCAGGGGATGGCGGGCGGTCACGGCCAGGGCCAAAGCGGCGGTGGCGCGCCCCACCCCCCGCGCCAGCCCGAGCCGACCGCGGGCTTACGGCCGCGGGCGCAGCCCCGCACCGAGGATCGGGAGGCGGGAAAATCTGGCGGCCCTGAGCAGGCCTCGACGACTGACGAGCGGGCCGAGCACCAGGCGCAACTGACCAGTGCGATGCCGGGTCATCTGGCCCGGCATCGCGCCGCGTTAAGCCGCCCCTTCGCCACTTACAACGAGTTGGATTATGAGCAGGCCCAACAGACCCTGGCCCTGCTGCGCCGGCGCTTTCGGCTGCGCCTAGGCCGCCGGCTCAAGCACGCGCGCCAGGGCCGAGTGGATATTCGCCGCACTATCCGCGCCGCGGTCTCGCGCGGCGGCACGCTTATCGATTTAAAGTGGCGCGCGCGCCGGCCGCGCCATTTCGACTTGCTAATCCTGGGCGACGTCTCGGGCTCGGTGCGTTACGCCTCGGCCCTGATGCTGGCGCTGATCGCCGGGGCGCGTGATCTTTTCCGCCGCGTCAACAGCTTCGTCTTCATCGATCGCCTGGCCGAAGCCAGCTTCGAACAGGGCCATCTCGTCATAACCCCACCGCTAGACCTCTACGCGCGATCAGATTTCGGCCGGGCGCTGAACGAATTGCTCGCCACTCGCCGCCGCCTGCTCACGCCCGCCACGGTGATCGTGATTCTGGGCGACGGGCGCAACAATCGCCGCCCGCCGCGCGCCGATTTGCTCCTGCAAGCGCGCCGTCTATGCCATACCGTGCTGTGGCTTACGCCCGAGGCGCGCGAGCGCTGGGGGACGGGCGACAGCGCGATCGCGGCCTATGCGCGCGTGGCCGACCGGCTGATCGAATGCCGCGACTTGCGCGCGCTGGAACTGGGCTTGGAGCGGCTCGCCCACCCCGAGGCCCTGGCCCGCCGCCTCCCCGTCCGCGCCGCGCCGGCCTAA
- a CDS encoding CopD family protein has product MAWVIVVHVFGVIFWLGSLLVICSLLGRSADTAAGGKSELIGATRRLFNGAHAGALITIVCGIILIAMDPVVMAEGWMHLKLGLVLLLIGADLLLWRRMVALESNPSALGRSQFAMLHGIISLLLLGILILVFVRPF; this is encoded by the coding sequence ATGGCCTGGGTAATCGTCGTGCATGTCTTCGGCGTGATCTTTTGGCTGGGCAGCCTGTTGGTTATCTGTTCGCTGTTGGGACGGTCCGCCGATACCGCGGCCGGCGGCAAGAGCGAACTTATCGGTGCCACCCGCCGGCTTTTCAACGGTGCGCATGCCGGAGCACTGATCACGATCGTCTGCGGCATCATCCTGATCGCGATGGATCCGGTGGTGATGGCCGAAGGCTGGATGCATCTGAAGTTGGGGCTGGTGCTGCTGCTGATCGGCGCCGACCTGCTCTTGTGGCGGCGGATGGTCGCACTGGAAAGCAATCCCAGCGCGCTTGGGCGTAGCCAGTTCGCCATGCTTCATGGGATCATCAGCCTGCTGTTATTGGGGATTCTGATCCTGGTCTTCGTCCGCCCGTTTTGA
- a CDS encoding MFS transporter has translation MTNAEALHLQSTPANGRHALLILFLTVFIDLLGFGIVIPFLPLFAAQMHVHAAGIGLVLASYSLMQFLLAPVLGRLSDRIGRRPIIMLGLLGSALGYLLYGFATTLTGLLLSRVLHGGCAATISTAQAFVADTTTPGKRAHAMGMIGAAFGLGFVLGPAVGGLLGHYGLRVPVFFAAVLCLANFCFAAWKLPESHTKADPAAAQSSLMWTLTEPWRRLPKLVTGGGPGLMFGQAFLLTSAFAVLETTFALLAARRFGYRAGAIGGLLAYAGLLQALTQGYIVGRLTRRLQEEHLIRAGALLMGLGMAILGLTASTLLLFIALALIALGYGLSSPAIASLLSKHTEIAAQGQVLGLNQSALSLARIFGPLVGGSLFQLAAGPGAYLGAAALSVGALALARSLPTRSALSGGGK, from the coding sequence ATGACCAACGCCGAAGCACTCCACCTCCAGTCTACCCCCGCAAACGGCCGGCACGCCCTGCTCATTCTGTTTCTAACGGTCTTCATCGACTTGCTGGGCTTCGGGATTGTCATTCCTTTCCTACCCTTGTTTGCCGCTCAGATGCACGTGCACGCCGCCGGCATTGGGCTGGTTTTGGCCAGCTATTCGCTGATGCAATTCCTGCTGGCCCCGGTTCTGGGCCGGCTTTCCGATCGTATCGGACGCCGGCCCATCATAATGCTGGGACTGCTGGGTTCGGCGTTGGGCTACTTACTGTATGGTTTTGCGACTACGCTGACTGGATTGTTGCTTTCCCGAGTCCTGCATGGCGGATGCGCCGCGACGATTTCCACCGCCCAAGCCTTTGTGGCCGACACCACCACCCCAGGCAAGCGCGCCCATGCGATGGGAATGATCGGCGCGGCCTTCGGCTTGGGCTTTGTCCTAGGTCCTGCGGTGGGCGGATTACTGGGCCATTATGGATTGCGGGTGCCGGTATTTTTCGCCGCCGTCCTCTGTCTTGCCAATTTTTGTTTTGCCGCCTGGAAATTGCCTGAGTCCCATACCAAAGCCGATCCGGCCGCGGCGCAAAGTAGCCTGATGTGGACCCTGACCGAGCCGTGGCGGCGCCTGCCCAAGCTCGTGACCGGCGGCGGTCCTGGCTTAATGTTCGGTCAAGCCTTTCTGCTGACCTCAGCCTTTGCGGTGCTTGAGACCACCTTCGCCTTGCTCGCCGCCCGCCGATTTGGCTATCGCGCCGGTGCGATCGGCGGCCTGCTGGCCTATGCCGGGTTGCTCCAAGCGCTGACTCAGGGCTACATCGTTGGCCGCCTGACGCGCCGGCTACAGGAGGAACACCTGATTCGCGCCGGCGCGCTCCTGATGGGGTTGGGAATGGCGATACTGGGTTTAACCGCCAGCACACTTTTGCTGTTCATCGCCCTGGCCCTAATCGCGCTGGGCTACGGATTGTCCAGCCCCGCCATTGCCAGCCTGCTTTCCAAGCACACCGAGATCGCCGCTCAAGGCCAGGTCCTCGGACTTAATCAATCGGCGCTGTCGTTGGCTCGAATCTTTGGTCCACTCGTGGGCGGTAGCCTGTTCCAGCTCGCCGCCGGTCCAGGAGCTTATCTGGGCGCGGCTGCGCTCAGCGTGGGCGCACTGGCGCTGGCGCGTTCCCTGCCCACCCGCAGCGCCCTATCCGGCGGAGGAAAGTGA
- a CDS encoding septum formation initiator family protein translates to MAFRDKVSLNNKPHQVYDQSMLRVSQWLKRERLSLILLGLLVALSLNCLLAPRGVRDLLILRQDRIALGNQIVRDAQENHQLVIDIDNLQHNDAYIERLIRKNLGYVRSDELVYRFHSDNTASVSSH, encoded by the coding sequence ATGGCGTTCAGAGATAAGGTCAGCTTGAATAACAAGCCACACCAGGTTTACGATCAATCGATGCTGCGAGTTAGCCAATGGCTGAAGCGAGAGCGGCTGTCTCTAATCCTGCTGGGACTACTGGTCGCACTTTCGCTTAACTGTCTGCTAGCCCCGCGCGGGGTGCGAGATCTGCTGATCCTGCGCCAGGACCGGATCGCGCTGGGAAATCAGATCGTGCGCGATGCCCAGGAAAATCATCAACTGGTTATCGATATCGATAATTTGCAACACAATGACGCTTATATCGAACGCTTAATCCGCAAAAACCTGGGCTATGTACGCTCTGATGAGTTGGTTTACCGATTTCACTCTGACAATACTGCTAGCGTAAGCTCACATTGA
- a CDS encoding SRPBCC family protein, translating to MDNARRDASQPDRSSLDCTCIPYRLFVDPEVQEQEQDRLWQGPIWSYVGLEAELAEPGAFRTTTIGRAPVVATRDLKGQLHLLLNRCAHRGAMVCRAPRGRLKTIVCPYHQWNYDLAGRLRGVPFRAGVNGRGGYPADFSLSDHGLTELRLESCQGVLFGSFSPQAPALSDYLGSAVVEELARVFNRPIQILGYSRQEIRSNWKLYAENTRDPYHASLLHLFHATFTSHRATAEGTTTTGPNHGHIQSFKGDDEAEASAFRQEAATTEYKLADPSLMAGRPEFGRRALSVLSIFPNLVVQQISNTLATRQIVPLEVDRFELVVTYFGYQDDDDELRAIRLKQANLIGPAGYISLEDGYAVELVQRALANHPTTHSVIEMGGRDTAPAQTLVTENALRAFWRSWGQAMGLRLEAAAGAGLGASHG from the coding sequence ATGGATAACGCGCGGCGCGACGCGTCCCAGCCCGACCGCTCCAGCTTGGACTGCACCTGTATCCCCTACCGACTGTTTGTCGATCCCGAGGTGCAGGAGCAAGAGCAGGATCGGTTGTGGCAGGGGCCCATTTGGAGTTACGTCGGGCTGGAGGCGGAACTAGCCGAGCCGGGCGCCTTTCGCACCACCACCATTGGGCGCGCGCCGGTGGTGGCAACTCGAGACCTCAAGGGGCAGCTCCATCTGCTGCTCAACCGCTGCGCCCACCGCGGCGCGATGGTGTGCAGGGCCCCGCGCGGTCGGCTCAAAACCATCGTCTGCCCGTACCATCAGTGGAATTATGACTTGGCCGGGCGCCTGCGCGGCGTTCCCTTTCGCGCCGGGGTCAACGGCCGTGGCGGCTACCCGGCCGACTTCAGCTTGTCCGATCATGGCCTGACCGAGTTGCGGCTGGAATCCTGCCAGGGGGTTCTATTTGGCTCTTTCAGTCCGCAGGCGCCCGCGTTGTCCGATTACCTCGGCAGCGCGGTAGTGGAAGAGTTGGCGCGGGTGTTCAATCGCCCAATCCAAATTCTGGGTTACAGCCGGCAGGAAATCAGGAGCAACTGGAAGCTGTACGCGGAAAATACCCGCGACCCCTATCACGCCAGCCTGCTTCATCTGTTTCACGCCACCTTCACCAGCCATCGCGCCACCGCCGAGGGCACCACCACCACCGGGCCCAATCACGGCCACATTCAATCCTTCAAGGGCGATGACGAGGCCGAAGCCTCGGCCTTCCGCCAGGAGGCCGCGACCACCGAATACAAACTGGCCGATCCCTCGCTGATGGCGGGGCGGCCCGAGTTCGGACGGCGAGCGCTGTCAGTACTCTCGATTTTCCCCAACCTGGTAGTGCAGCAGATCAGCAATACCTTGGCGACCCGCCAGATTGTGCCGCTGGAGGTCGATCGCTTCGAGCTGGTCGTGACCTATTTCGGCTATCAGGACGACGACGACGAATTACGGGCGATCCGGCTCAAGCAGGCCAATCTGATTGGCCCCGCCGGATATATCTCGTTGGAAGACGGCTACGCGGTGGAATTGGTCCAGCGCGCGCTGGCTAATCATCCCACCACCCATTCGGTAATCGAAATGGGTGGCCGTGACACTGCTCCGGCGCAAACCTTGGTTACCGAAAACGCGCTGCGGGCGTTCTGGCGAAGTTGGGGGCAGGCAATGGGACTGCGGCTGGAGGCAGCAGCCGGCGCCGGCCTCGGAGCATCGCATGGATGA
- a CDS encoding aromatic-ring-hydroxylating dioxygenase subunit beta translates to MDEIALRLRVEQFLAAYTACLDDDRLEEWPALFTEHCVYKVIPYENVAQHLPVALMFGDSQAMLRDRVTAHRRANLYAPHRYRHLLGPLRVREAPAENTVEVRANLAVYRTMLDPADYGRSELFAVGEYQDRLVWEQGQLRVREKIVVVDTAKIPTLLVTPL, encoded by the coding sequence ATGGATGAGATAGCGTTGCGCCTGCGGGTGGAACAATTTCTGGCCGCCTACACCGCTTGCCTGGATGATGATCGGTTGGAGGAATGGCCGGCGCTGTTCACGGAGCATTGCGTCTACAAGGTCATCCCGTACGAGAACGTGGCCCAGCATCTGCCGGTGGCACTGATGTTTGGCGACAGCCAGGCTATGTTGCGCGATCGCGTCACTGCCCATCGGCGGGCCAATCTTTATGCACCCCATCGTTATCGCCATTTGTTGGGTCCGCTCCGCGTGAGGGAAGCGCCGGCGGAGAACACAGTCGAGGTGCGTGCCAACCTGGCGGTCTACCGCACGATGTTGGACCCGGCGGATTACGGGCGCTCGGAACTGTTCGCGGTGGGTGAATACCAGGATCGTCTGGTGTGGGAACAAGGCCAGTTGCGTGTGCGCGAGAAGATCGTAGTGGTGGACACGGCCAAGATTCCCACCCTGCTGGTAACACCGCTTTAG
- the guaB gene encoding IMP dehydrogenase, translating into MPLPELREGLTFDDLLLLPQESNVLPHQCDVTTVLSRHIALNIPLVASPMDTVTESATAIAIAQLGGVGFIHRNLSIERQAAEIEVVKKYESGMISDPITVAPEQPIRAALEVMHRYRISGLPVVSDDRLVGILTNRDLRFARQLDKPVREVMTSKVITARLGIGLEQAQEILQAHRIEKLPLVDEHNRLRGLITVKDMDKAVRYPNASKDSLGRLRVGAAVGVGADREERVAALVRAGVDVIVIDSAHGHSRNVIETLTAIKRQTDIDVVAGNVATAEGTRALIEAGADALRVGIGPGSICTTRVVSGVGVPQMTAIMDCVAAAEAAHVPVIADGGIRFSGDITKALAAGASSVMIGSLFAGTEESPGETILYQGRTYKLYRGMGSMGAMHERSRDRYNQHLVADAKLVPEGIEGRVPHRGSLASNIDQLVGGLQAGMGYVGAANLLQLRRRARFVKVSEASQRESHVHDVFITKEAPNYRLD; encoded by the coding sequence ATGCCGTTGCCCGAGCTGCGCGAGGGGCTGACCTTTGACGACCTGTTGCTACTCCCGCAGGAATCCAACGTCCTGCCCCATCAATGCGATGTCACCACTGTGCTCTCGCGCCACATCGCGCTCAACATTCCGCTGGTGGCAAGCCCAATGGACACCGTGACCGAGTCGGCCACGGCGATCGCGATTGCCCAGTTGGGTGGCGTGGGGTTCATTCATCGCAACCTGTCGATCGAGCGCCAGGCGGCCGAAATCGAGGTCGTCAAGAAGTACGAAAGCGGCATGATAAGCGATCCGATCACGGTCGCCCCCGAGCAGCCTATCCGCGCCGCGTTGGAAGTAATGCACCGCTATCGGATCTCGGGCTTGCCGGTGGTGAGCGACGACCGCCTGGTGGGCATCCTGACCAATCGCGACCTACGCTTTGCCCGGCAACTGGATAAACCGGTGCGCGAGGTGATGACTTCCAAGGTGATTACGGCGCGGTTGGGGATCGGGCTGGAGCAGGCCCAGGAAATCCTGCAGGCTCATCGGATCGAAAAGCTGCCGCTGGTGGATGAACACAATCGCCTGCGTGGGTTGATCACGGTCAAAGACATGGACAAGGCCGTGCGCTACCCCAATGCCAGCAAGGACTCCTTGGGCCGCCTGCGGGTCGGAGCCGCGGTTGGCGTAGGCGCCGATCGCGAGGAGCGGGTCGCCGCGCTGGTGCGCGCGGGCGTCGACGTGATTGTGATCGACTCTGCCCACGGCCATTCCCGCAACGTGATCGAAACGCTGACCGCCATCAAGCGCCAGACCGACATCGACGTGGTCGCCGGCAACGTCGCCACCGCCGAAGGCACCCGCGCCCTGATCGAGGCTGGCGCCGACGCCCTGCGGGTGGGAATCGGACCCGGCTCTATCTGCACCACGCGCGTGGTCTCGGGCGTGGGGGTGCCGCAGATGACGGCTATCATGGATTGCGTGGCCGCCGCCGAGGCCGCCCACGTGCCAGTTATCGCCGACGGCGGAATCCGCTTCTCGGGCGATATCACCAAGGCCTTGGCTGCGGGCGCCTCCTCGGTGATGATAGGTTCGCTTTTTGCCGGCACCGAAGAGAGTCCGGGCGAGACCATTCTGTATCAAGGTCGCACCTACAAGTTGTATCGCGGCATGGGTTCGATGGGCGCGATGCACGAGCGCAGTCGTGACCGCTACAACCAGCATCTGGTGGCCGACGCTAAACTGGTACCCGAGGGCATCGAAGGTCGCGTCCCTCACCGCGGCTCGCTGGCCTCTAACATCGATCAACTGGTGGGCGGCTTGCAGGCCGGGATGGGCTACGTCGGCGCGGCCAATTTGCTCCAGTTGCGCCGGCGCGCCCGCTTCGTCAAGGTCAGCGAGGCCAGCCAGCGCGAGAGCCACGTGCACGACGTATTTATCACCAAGGAAGCTCCCAATTACCGGCTTGATTAG
- a CDS encoding D-alanine--D-alanine ligase family protein, whose translation MRVAIVFGGRSSEHEISLRSALTVIRALDPAHELFAVGITRAGRWRYLPEPATTLEPIVAGRGQLPEHAGIATDLVAADEGGVRVANSPSPSPIDVVFPVLHGSFGEDGTIQGLLEMKGVPYVGSGVLGSAIGMDKAIQKRLLAAAGVPVVEFHSLRRQEYERDPQSAPVLARELGYPVFIKPNALGSSIGMSRVTSEEALHGAIEYAFRYDRAVLIEAACSGREFECAVLGNDEPQASLPGEVIVSSSHDFYSYESKYLDENGANYAIPAHLPAPIVERIQAWSCAAFQALRLRGMARVDFLASADLGRLVVGEVNTIPGFTSISMYPKLWEVSGLPLPSLLDRLIELALQEHRERQRLTVDYLPSGRAV comes from the coding sequence ATGCGGGTTGCGATTGTTTTTGGCGGCCGTTCCAGCGAGCACGAGATCTCGCTGCGCTCGGCCTTGACCGTTATTCGGGCGCTCGACCCGGCCCACGAGTTGTTCGCCGTGGGAATCACGCGCGCGGGCCGCTGGCGATATTTACCTGAGCCCGCCACCACGCTCGAGCCGATCGTCGCCGGTCGCGGCCAATTGCCCGAACACGCAGGCATCGCGACCGACCTGGTAGCGGCGGACGAGGGCGGCGTGCGGGTGGCCAATTCTCCTAGTCCCTCCCCAATTGATGTAGTCTTTCCGGTGCTGCACGGTAGCTTCGGCGAAGACGGCACTATCCAGGGGCTGCTTGAGATGAAAGGCGTCCCCTACGTCGGCTCCGGCGTGCTGGGCTCGGCAATCGGAATGGATAAGGCTATCCAGAAGCGGTTGCTGGCGGCTGCCGGCGTCCCGGTGGTCGAATTCCATAGTTTGCGCCGACAGGAGTACGAGCGCGACCCGCAAAGCGCACCTGTGTTGGCTCGAGAGCTGGGCTATCCGGTCTTTATCAAGCCTAACGCCCTGGGTTCGTCCATCGGAATGAGTCGCGTCACGAGCGAGGAAGCACTACACGGCGCGATCGAATACGCCTTTCGCTACGATCGAGCCGTCCTGATCGAAGCGGCCTGCTCGGGGCGCGAGTTCGAATGCGCGGTGCTGGGTAACGACGAGCCTCAAGCCTCGCTGCCTGGCGAGGTTATTGTCTCCAGCAGTCACGACTTTTACAGCTATGAGTCGAAATATCTCGATGAAAACGGGGCCAATTACGCAATCCCGGCTCATCTCCCCGCCCCCATCGTCGAACGCATCCAGGCCTGGTCGTGCGCCGCGTTCCAGGCCCTTAGGCTGCGCGGCATGGCGCGAGTGGACTTTTTGGCCAGCGCCGATCTCGGTCGCCTGGTAGTGGGCGAAGTCAACACCATCCCTGGCTTCACCTCTATCAGCATGTACCCCAAGCTATGGGAAGTCTCGGGGTTGCCACTGCCAAGCTTGCTGGACCGTCTGATCGAGCTAGCCTTGCAGGAACATCGCGAGCGTCAACGGCTGACGGTGGACTATCTTCCCTCGGGCCGCGCGGTATAG